A single region of the Deefgea piscis genome encodes:
- a CDS encoding MipA/OmpV family protein has translation MALSAIPAQAEIDFGSLDFLASDNPQSPIPSGLIVGGVVLGGQARYQAQDAAIYAIPGLIYFGDRLMYLGDRARYYFYKENKLGLYAYGRVRFGNLDPEDHAALAGMIKRKGQLEAGVGLNYALPFALLSMRVSSDITGNSKGQEALFWTDFPIVRDNLLIMPGMGVMVRSSKMANYYFGGVSAQEASSSRPSWDTGSTVSPMMAIISSYRFNKSWIGMAAVNYELYDKNIQNSPIVQHRGEFYAGLGLGYIW, from the coding sequence ATGGCTTTGAGCGCAATACCTGCTCAAGCTGAAATTGATTTTGGTTCTTTGGATTTTTTAGCCAGTGATAATCCACAAAGTCCAATTCCCAGCGGACTCATCGTCGGCGGTGTCGTGCTCGGTGGACAAGCACGCTATCAAGCCCAAGATGCTGCGATATACGCCATCCCTGGGCTGATTTATTTTGGCGATCGTCTAATGTATCTAGGCGATCGAGCCCGCTATTATTTTTATAAAGAAAATAAGCTCGGGCTGTACGCTTACGGCCGGGTTCGCTTTGGCAATCTAGACCCAGAGGACCACGCAGCACTGGCCGGCATGATCAAACGTAAAGGCCAGCTTGAAGCCGGTGTTGGGCTCAATTACGCCCTGCCCTTTGCGCTACTGAGTATGCGGGTATCGAGCGATATCACCGGTAATAGTAAAGGACAAGAAGCCCTATTTTGGACTGATTTCCCGATTGTGCGCGACAATCTACTCATCATGCCCGGCATGGGCGTCATGGTGCGCAGTAGCAAGATGGCAAATTACTATTTTGGTGGGGTTTCAGCGCAAGAAGCGAGCAGTAGCCGCCCAAGCTGGGATACCGGCAGTACAGTCTCTCCAATGATGGCCATCATTAGCAGCTACCGATTTAATAAAAGCTGGATCGGCATGGCCGCAGTCAATTACGAGCTGTACGATAAAAACATCCAAAACAGCCCGATTGTGCAACATCGCGGTGAGTTTTATGCGGGGCTAGGTCTGGGTTATATCTGGTAA
- the hscA gene encoding Fe-S protein assembly chaperone HscA: MALLQISEPGLSAAPHQHRLAVGIDLGTTNSLVATVKSGSAVCLPDHDGRTLLPSVVHYSQSGQTLVGHAAQAQQNVDPSNTLLSVKRFMGRGINDIADLATPYRFVDEPGMLKIVTRAGIKSPVEVSSEILKNLKARAMESLGGELVGAVITVPAYFDDAQRQATKDAATLAGINVLRLLNEPTAAAIAYGLDNASEGTYVIYDLGGGTFDVSVLELTRGVFEVRATSGDSQLGGDDFDHRIYCWILEQAGIHGPNPHDTRLLLTRAREAKEALTDHTSTQITAVLSDGQVVDLTLSAELFHQMTAHQISKTLLPVKKALRDAKLDFASVKGVVLVGGATRMPHVRKAVRDLFGQEPLTNLDPDKVVAIGAAIQADVLAGNKGDDDWLLLDVIPLSLGLETMGGLVEKIIPRNSTIPTARAQEFTTFKDGQTAMAIHVLQGERELVSDCRSLARFELRGIPAMVAGAARIRVTFQVDADGLLSVSAREQSSGIEASIAVKPSYGLTDNEISRMLTESMTHANVDLQARKLAEARVEASSIVAAVLIALETDGHLLNPSEREPIDAALAHLQALIAGDDANALIAGTEQLNAASDEFASRRMNAAVKRGLSGHKITDI; the protein is encoded by the coding sequence ATGGCTTTGTTGCAAATCTCCGAACCCGGCCTTTCAGCCGCGCCACATCAACACCGTCTTGCGGTGGGCATCGACTTGGGTACGACCAATTCATTAGTCGCAACGGTAAAAAGTGGCAGCGCGGTCTGCCTGCCCGACCATGATGGTCGCACGCTACTGCCATCGGTAGTGCATTACAGCCAATCAGGACAAACGCTGGTTGGCCATGCGGCGCAAGCGCAGCAAAATGTCGACCCAAGCAATACACTGCTGTCGGTGAAACGCTTTATGGGCCGTGGCATCAATGACATCGCCGATTTAGCCACGCCGTATCGCTTTGTTGATGAGCCGGGCATGCTCAAAATCGTGACGCGCGCAGGGATAAAAAGCCCGGTTGAAGTGTCGAGCGAAATCCTCAAAAACCTCAAAGCGCGCGCGATGGAGAGCCTCGGCGGCGAGCTCGTCGGTGCTGTCATTACTGTTCCAGCGTATTTTGATGACGCGCAGCGCCAAGCGACCAAAGACGCCGCTACCCTTGCTGGCATCAATGTCTTGCGGCTCTTGAATGAGCCGACTGCCGCTGCGATTGCGTATGGCTTGGACAATGCGTCTGAAGGCACGTATGTGATTTACGACTTGGGTGGCGGCACATTTGACGTATCAGTGCTCGAACTCACGCGCGGCGTGTTTGAAGTGCGCGCCACGTCAGGTGATTCGCAACTCGGTGGCGACGATTTTGACCACCGAATTTATTGTTGGATTTTAGAGCAGGCAGGCATTCACGGCCCCAATCCACACGATACGCGCCTGCTACTGACGCGAGCACGCGAAGCCAAAGAAGCACTCACCGATCACACCAGCACCCAGATTACCGCCGTTTTATCGGATGGGCAGGTGGTGGATTTAACGCTCAGCGCCGAACTCTTTCATCAAATGACCGCGCACCAAATCAGCAAAACACTATTGCCGGTTAAAAAAGCGCTGCGCGACGCCAAGCTCGATTTTGCCAGCGTGAAAGGCGTGGTTTTGGTGGGCGGCGCAACGCGGATGCCGCATGTACGCAAAGCGGTGCGTGATTTATTTGGCCAAGAACCGCTAACCAATCTGGACCCCGATAAAGTCGTTGCCATTGGCGCAGCAATTCAAGCTGATGTATTGGCGGGCAATAAAGGGGACGACGATTGGTTGCTGCTCGATGTGATTCCATTGTCTTTGGGCTTAGAAACCATGGGCGGTTTGGTCGAAAAAATCATTCCCCGCAATAGCACTATTCCAACGGCCCGCGCACAAGAATTCACCACGTTTAAAGACGGCCAAACCGCGATGGCGATTCACGTATTGCAGGGTGAGCGCGAACTCGTTAGCGATTGCCGTAGCTTGGCGCGATTCGAGCTGCGTGGTATTCCTGCAATGGTCGCCGGTGCGGCGCGAATTCGCGTGACTTTCCAAGTTGACGCCGATGGTTTGCTGTCAGTTTCTGCGCGTGAGCAATCGAGCGGCATTGAAGCGAGCATCGCGGTCAAACCGTCGTATGGTCTGACCGACAATGAAATTAGCCGCATGCTCACTGAATCAATGACCCATGCCAATGTGGATTTGCAAGCCAGAAAGCTCGCTGAAGCGCGCGTTGAAGCCAGCAGCATTGTCGCCGCGGTATTGATTGCACTCGAAACCGACGGTCATTTACTCAATCCAAGCGAGCGTGAGCCAATTGATGCTGCACTAGCCCACTTACAAGCGCTAATTGCTGGTGATGATGCCAACGCCTTAATCGCCGGCACCGAGCAACTGAATGCCGCCAGCGATGAATTTGCCAGCCGCCGCATGAATGCAGCCGTCAAACGCGGTTTAAGCGGCCACAAAATTACTGATATTTAA
- a CDS encoding DEAD/DEAH box helicase — protein MSITFASLGLAPEVLKAVVAQGYETPTAIQAEAIPVILAGKDVLGAAQTGTGKTAAFTLPILTRIIRHANHSASPARHPIRALILTPTRELADQVYANVATYSKGTGLRSHVVYGGVDVKAQQPALREGIEVLVATPGRLLDHIQQKSINLSQVEILVLDEADRMLDMGFILDIQNIFNLCTNRKQTLLFSATFAPEIIKLSKQFMHEPVKIEISRQNSANESVKQELHPVETGRKRALLAHLIRVHQMTQVIVFCRTKIGADQVARDLKRAGFNCEAIHGDRDQRARTEALTKFKAGETQVLVATDVAARGLDISDLPYVVNYELPTNAEDYVHRIGRTGRAGATGVAISLVAPEEGKAYEGIKKLLNREMPLIPVHGFSPGTIQVIDERPARAERRHHVDPTTDKGVKEYQRMPSRAQRDASDVPAFPSNLPKLPKRAPQVAALFLPKKHG, from the coding sequence ATGAGTATCACATTTGCATCATTAGGCTTGGCGCCTGAAGTATTGAAGGCGGTCGTTGCACAAGGCTATGAAACTCCCACTGCGATTCAAGCTGAAGCAATCCCGGTTATTTTGGCCGGTAAAGATGTGTTAGGCGCCGCGCAAACCGGTACCGGTAAAACCGCCGCGTTTACTTTACCGATTTTGACGCGAATTATCCGTCACGCCAATCACAGTGCTTCTCCGGCACGTCATCCGATCCGTGCTTTGATTTTGACGCCAACGCGTGAATTGGCCGATCAGGTGTACGCCAATGTGGCCACTTACAGCAAGGGCACGGGTCTGCGTAGCCATGTGGTGTATGGCGGTGTGGATGTGAAAGCGCAACAACCAGCGCTGCGTGAAGGGATTGAAGTTTTGGTCGCCACGCCAGGCCGATTGCTGGATCATATCCAGCAAAAATCAATTAATTTATCGCAAGTTGAAATTTTGGTCTTAGACGAAGCCGATCGCATGCTCGATATGGGTTTCATTCTCGATATTCAAAATATTTTCAATTTGTGTACCAATCGCAAGCAAACGCTGTTGTTCTCGGCGACTTTTGCGCCCGAAATTATCAAGCTGTCCAAGCAATTTATGCATGAGCCAGTGAAAATTGAAATTTCACGCCAAAACTCAGCCAATGAATCCGTCAAACAAGAATTGCATCCGGTTGAAACCGGCCGCAAACGCGCTTTGTTGGCGCATTTGATTCGGGTGCATCAAATGACGCAAGTGATTGTGTTTTGCCGTACCAAAATCGGTGCCGATCAAGTGGCGCGTGATTTAAAACGTGCTGGCTTTAATTGCGAAGCGATTCATGGCGACCGCGATCAACGCGCGCGCACTGAAGCGCTGACTAAATTCAAAGCCGGTGAAACGCAAGTGCTGGTTGCCACCGACGTGGCTGCGCGCGGTTTGGATATTTCTGATTTGCCGTATGTGGTGAATTACGAATTGCCGACCAATGCCGAAGATTACGTGCATCGTATTGGCCGTACCGGTCGTGCTGGTGCTACCGGTGTGGCGATTTCTCTGGTTGCGCCCGAAGAAGGCAAGGCTTACGAAGGCATCAAAAAGCTACTCAATCGCGAAATGCCGTTGATTCCAGTGCATGGCTTCTCGCCGGGTACGATTCAAGTGATCGACGAGCGTCCAGCGCGCGCTGAGCGTCGTCATCATGTTGACCCAACGACCGATAAAGGCGTGAAAGAATATCAACGGATGCCATCGCGCGCGCAGCGTGATGCCAGCGATGTGCCAGCGTTCCCAAGTAATTTACCTAAATTACCCAAGCGTGCACCACAAGTGGCGGCGCTGTTCTTGCCGAAAAAACACGGTTAA
- a CDS encoding DUF2322 family protein has translation MTFAEQLALMPSIDHLSAIELLDGETVIARIENRPGQAGSVRLYHALYQEFGAISDIAAQKGLRLYAEHTADAQSFPGKHPNIDRLLPIAEGGQPLAVRLVAA, from the coding sequence ATGACTTTTGCTGAACAACTGGCCTTAATGCCAAGCATTGATCACTTATCGGCCATTGAATTACTCGATGGTGAAACCGTGATCGCCCGCATTGAAAATCGCCCCGGCCAAGCCGGTAGCGTGCGCTTATACCACGCTTTGTATCAAGAATTTGGCGCCATCAGCGATATCGCCGCGCAAAAAGGTTTACGCCTGTATGCCGAGCACACCGCCGATGCGCAAAGCTTTCCCGGTAAGCATCCCAATATCGATCGTCTATTACCGATTGCCGAAGGTGGCCAGCCTTTAGCTGTTCGCCTCGTTGCCGCTTAA
- a CDS encoding GGDEF domain-containing protein — MPQRLVRLLRRIMVALMLLSVVLLMWQHWGMTRVIRFDAENDSGIFFPIDDRPLGGKTVSSVMRQGDAMLLFCALDAQAYAWPFCEASVRIATAPEGIDLSKLDEMHLDLGLSSPKGRKIRIYLRNYEPEFSSLTDPLSLKVNEVEVDVPENGQLTIPLRYFRVASWWLVDQKIPFVHSDMKLNNVSHLEIITPNAVVTGDYQIAINAIEFRGKWLNLTQLLAGIVIVWLAFGLAWLILELIIYRQQFNAKRLQMTELENINRALALQAETLSYQARFDSLTGALNREGLRDFLLQQWQGDSPNEAGMSLLFADLDFFKRINDDFGHAVGDAVLQQFTLVLRQDIRQSDALVRWGGEEFLIVCPRTPLDAATRLADKLRQSIAQVEWPNGIQLTCSCGVATRNEGEAFSALIERADAALYRAKAAGRNRVEVG; from the coding sequence ATGCCGCAACGACTAGTCCGTCTTTTACGCCGCATTATGGTGGCTTTAATGTTGCTGAGCGTAGTGTTGCTCATGTGGCAACATTGGGGAATGACGCGCGTTATTCGCTTTGATGCCGAGAACGACTCTGGGATTTTTTTTCCGATTGATGATCGGCCACTAGGTGGTAAAACGGTCTCCAGCGTGATGCGGCAGGGCGACGCAATGCTGCTGTTCTGTGCGCTGGATGCTCAAGCGTATGCTTGGCCGTTTTGCGAGGCCAGTGTGCGAATTGCGACTGCGCCTGAGGGGATTGATTTATCTAAGCTGGATGAAATGCATCTTGATTTAGGATTAAGCTCGCCTAAAGGGCGAAAAATCAGAATTTATTTACGCAATTACGAGCCTGAATTTTCTTCATTAACCGACCCACTTTCACTCAAGGTGAATGAGGTTGAAGTCGATGTGCCTGAAAATGGTCAATTGACAATTCCATTGCGCTATTTCCGTGTGGCGTCATGGTGGTTAGTCGATCAAAAAATCCCTTTTGTGCATAGCGATATGAAGTTAAATAATGTCTCGCATCTGGAGATTATTACCCCAAATGCTGTGGTGACGGGGGATTATCAAATTGCGATCAATGCCATTGAGTTTCGCGGTAAATGGCTTAATTTAACCCAATTATTGGCTGGTATTGTGATTGTTTGGCTGGCGTTTGGTCTGGCTTGGCTTATTTTGGAATTGATTATTTATCGCCAGCAGTTTAATGCCAAACGCTTGCAAATGACTGAATTAGAAAATATCAATCGCGCATTAGCACTTCAAGCTGAAACTTTAAGTTATCAAGCGCGTTTTGATTCGCTCACGGGCGCACTCAATCGAGAAGGTTTGCGCGACTTTCTATTGCAGCAATGGCAAGGCGACAGTCCAAATGAAGCGGGAATGAGCTTGTTATTTGCCGATTTAGATTTTTTTAAACGAATTAATGATGATTTTGGCCATGCGGTTGGCGACGCCGTATTGCAGCAATTTACGCTGGTGCTGCGTCAAGACATTCGGCAAAGCGACGCCTTGGTTCGCTGGGGCGGTGAAGAATTTTTAATCGTTTGTCCGCGTACCCCACTCGATGCGGCAACGCGATTGGCGGATAAATTAAGGCAGAGTATTGCGCAGGTGGAGTGGCCCAATGGTATTCAACTGACGTGCTCTTGCGGCGTAGCAACACGCAATGAGGGCGAAGCATTTAGCGCTTTAATTGAACGTGCGGATGCGGCTTTATATCGGGCAAAAGCGGCAGGGCGCAATCGTGTTGAAGTGGGGTGA
- the prmB gene encoding 50S ribosomal protein L3 N(5)-glutamine methyltransferase — protein MYDIAREHLRTVRDLHRFAVSRFNTAELFYGHGTTEAWDEAAYLILATLKLPIDRLEPVFDAHLLPEEIAQVLDVIQERVVTRKPAAYLTKEAYLGEFKFYVDERVIVPRSFIAEILFNDGLEPYVEHPELIHRALDMCTGSACLAILMSHAFPDAAIDAIDLSPDALDVAEINILEYGLGDRIDLLDSNLFAAIPDERYDLIISNPPYVDAHSVAELPPEYLHEPEMALGSGEDGLDITREILAQATKHLNPRGVLVVEIGHNRDELEAQFPTLPFVWLSTESGDGFVFLLTREMLVEAGL, from the coding sequence ATGTACGATATCGCCCGTGAACATTTACGCACCGTGCGTGATCTGCACCGCTTTGCCGTCAGCCGTTTTAATACCGCTGAGTTATTTTATGGTCACGGCACCACTGAAGCGTGGGACGAAGCAGCTTATTTGATTTTAGCCACGCTCAAATTACCGATTGACCGCCTAGAGCCGGTGTTTGACGCGCATTTATTGCCAGAAGAAATCGCGCAAGTGCTCGATGTGATTCAAGAACGCGTGGTTACGCGTAAGCCCGCAGCGTATTTAACCAAAGAAGCGTATTTGGGCGAATTTAAATTTTATGTTGATGAACGCGTGATTGTGCCGCGCTCATTTATCGCCGAGATTTTATTTAACGATGGCTTAGAGCCGTATGTAGAGCATCCAGAACTCATCCACCGCGCGCTGGACATGTGTACCGGATCGGCTTGCTTGGCGATTTTAATGTCGCACGCCTTCCCCGATGCGGCCATTGATGCGATTGATCTCTCGCCCGATGCGCTCGATGTGGCTGAAATCAACATCCTGGAATATGGCTTGGGGGATCGAATTGATTTGCTCGACTCGAATTTATTCGCAGCGATTCCAGATGAACGCTACGACTTGATTATTTCCAATCCACCGTATGTCGACGCACACAGCGTTGCCGAATTACCGCCAGAATATCTGCATGAGCCAGAAATGGCCTTAGGTAGCGGTGAAGATGGCCTCGATATCACCCGCGAAATCTTAGCGCAAGCGACCAAGCACTTAAATCCACGCGGTGTATTGGTTGTTGAAATCGGCCATAACCGCGACGAGCTCGAAGCGCAATTCCCAACACTGCCGTTTGTATGGTTAAGCACCGAATCAGGTGACGGCTTTGTCTTCTTGCTCACGCGTGAAATGCTAGTTGAAGCAGGCTTGTAA
- the iscX gene encoding Fe-S cluster assembly protein IscX — MKWTDSREIAIQLSEKFPDTDPSTIRFTDLRDWVLALDGFNDDPSHCGEKILEAIQMLWIDEAE; from the coding sequence ATGAAATGGACCGATAGCCGCGAAATCGCCATTCAATTGAGCGAAAAATTCCCTGATACCGATCCAAGCACCATTCGTTTTACTGATTTACGCGACTGGGTGCTGGCGCTAGACGGCTTTAACGATGACCCTTCGCATTGCGGTGAAAAAATCCTCGAAGCGATTCAAATGTTGTGGATCGACGAAGCCGAATAA
- a CDS encoding HD-GYP domain-containing protein: protein MTTDLLSSAQHILAARQQLAPCLAQTPNQASFIVQINAVIQHLFTACEQNSNVALAMIQLDLNGPYTVRHPINVAIVVNLALKNLGHSETERWHFIAAALTMNIGMYELQNELSQQSSALTPEQLSQIKLHPAQGREALRNLGVADSMWLDCVLQHHEAPDGSGYPQQLAGDAVLFAARLIGLADRYCALLSNSTYRTSQSADVALQTSLNSAGGSLDQKLVNLFSQTIGSYPPGSVVLLNNGECGVVIEQAIGAAAPQILALFDRDDQLYPQAIRRNGQLAEFRILKVIDSRIIAGAMPLSQIWGPDAQI from the coding sequence ATGACCACTGACTTACTTTCTAGCGCGCAGCATATCTTGGCTGCACGTCAGCAACTCGCTCCCTGCTTGGCACAAACGCCCAATCAGGCGAGCTTTATTGTGCAAATCAATGCCGTTATTCAGCATTTATTTACCGCTTGCGAACAAAATAGCAATGTAGCGTTAGCGATGATACAGCTTGATCTAAATGGCCCCTATACCGTGCGCCATCCGATCAATGTGGCTATTGTTGTCAATTTAGCGCTCAAAAACTTAGGGCATAGCGAAACCGAGCGCTGGCATTTTATCGCTGCGGCACTAACGATGAATATCGGCATGTATGAGCTGCAAAATGAATTATCCCAGCAAAGTAGCGCACTCACCCCCGAACAGCTCAGCCAAATCAAACTGCACCCAGCGCAAGGCCGCGAAGCACTACGTAACTTAGGTGTGGCCGACTCGATGTGGCTCGATTGCGTCTTGCAGCATCACGAAGCACCCGATGGCAGCGGCTATCCGCAGCAGCTCGCGGGGGATGCGGTGTTATTTGCCGCCCGCTTGATTGGTCTGGCTGATCGCTATTGCGCCTTACTGTCGAACAGCACCTATCGAACCAGCCAATCAGCCGATGTGGCCTTACAAACATCGCTCAATAGTGCCGGTGGCAGTTTGGATCAAAAACTGGTGAATTTATTTAGCCAGACGATTGGTAGCTATCCACCGGGCTCAGTGGTGTTACTCAATAATGGCGAATGTGGCGTGGTGATTGAGCAAGCGATTGGCGCCGCCGCACCGCAAATTCTCGCGCTATTTGATCGCGACGATCAGCTCTATCCGCAAGCCATCCGCCGTAATGGTCAATTGGCTGAATTTAGAATTCTAAAAGTCATTGATAGCCGCATTATCGCGGGCGCCATGCCGCTCAGCCAAATTTGGGGGCCTGACGCGCAAATTTAA
- the fdx gene encoding ISC system 2Fe-2S type ferredoxin, with the protein MTQIVVLPHPTLCPEGAVLDVEPGTTICDALLANDIEIEHACEKSCACTTCHVLIREGFSSLNEADELEEDQLDKAWGLESCSRLSCQAEVADTELVVELPKYTINHAREHH; encoded by the coding sequence ATGACTCAAATCGTTGTATTACCCCACCCGACGCTCTGCCCAGAAGGGGCGGTACTTGACGTCGAGCCCGGCACCACGATTTGTGATGCACTACTGGCGAACGACATCGAGATCGAACACGCTTGCGAAAAATCCTGTGCCTGCACCACTTGCCACGTATTAATTCGTGAAGGTTTTAGTAGTCTTAACGAAGCCGATGAGCTCGAAGAAGACCAACTGGATAAAGCTTGGGGGCTAGAATCTTGCTCACGTTTGTCATGCCAAGCCGAAGTGGCCGACACTGAATTGGTGGTTGAATTACCTAAATACACCATCAACCATGCGCGTGAGCATCACTAA
- the iscU gene encoding Fe-S cluster assembly scaffold IscU — protein sequence MAYSEQVLDHYENPRNVGAFEKGDDTVGTGMVGAPACGDVMKLQIKVGADGLIEDAKFKTYGCGSAIASSSLVTEWVKGKTLDQALAIKNTQIAEELALPPVKIHCSILAEDAIKAAVEDYKQKHL from the coding sequence ATGGCATATAGCGAACAAGTACTCGATCATTACGAAAATCCACGCAATGTGGGCGCTTTTGAAAAAGGCGACGACACCGTAGGTACCGGCATGGTCGGCGCGCCAGCGTGTGGCGATGTGATGAAATTGCAGATCAAAGTCGGTGCCGATGGCCTGATTGAAGATGCAAAATTCAAAACCTACGGCTGTGGCTCAGCGATTGCATCATCGTCCTTGGTGACTGAATGGGTTAAAGGCAAAACACTAGACCAAGCCTTGGCGATTAAAAACACCCAAATCGCTGAAGAACTCGCCTTGCCACCGGTTAAAATTCACTGCTCAATCTTGGCTGAAGATGCAATCAAGGCCGCAGTCGAAGATTACAAGCAAAAACACCTGTGA
- the iscA gene encoding iron-sulfur cluster assembly protein IscA, translated as MALTLSEAAANHVANFIKKRGKGLGIRLAVKTSGCSGMAYKLEFVDVESDTDLVFESHGAKIYTDAKSLAYLDGTELDYTKEGLNEGFKFNNPNVKNECGCGESFGV; from the coding sequence ATGGCACTAACACTTAGCGAAGCGGCAGCAAATCACGTCGCAAACTTTATTAAAAAACGCGGTAAAGGCCTTGGGATTCGTCTAGCAGTCAAAACCTCGGGCTGCTCAGGCATGGCCTACAAGCTCGAATTTGTTGACGTTGAAAGCGACACTGATTTGGTCTTTGAAAGCCATGGCGCCAAGATTTACACCGACGCCAAATCACTCGCTTATTTGGACGGTACTGAATTGGATTACACCAAAGAAGGCCTCAACGAAGGATTTAAATTTAACAATCCCAACGTTAAAAACGAATGCGGCTGTGGCGAAAGCTTTGGCGTGTAA
- the hscB gene encoding Fe-S protein assembly co-chaperone HscB has protein sequence MINFNQSHFALFDLPVAFAIDTKLLDTRYREAVAQFHPDRFATASDAERRQSLQATTHINEAYQTLKSGLARARYLLKLADIDTQEETNTAMPMDFLLAQMEWRESIAEAKASQNLSALENLASEMRAEMQALEDKLAMQIDGQKDYIHAALSVRKLRFMEKLDQEIGDAIEAILY, from the coding sequence ATGATCAACTTCAATCAATCCCATTTCGCCCTATTCGATCTGCCCGTCGCCTTTGCGATTGACACCAAACTGCTCGATACCCGCTATCGCGAAGCTGTGGCTCAATTTCATCCAGATCGTTTTGCGACGGCCAGCGATGCAGAACGACGCCAAAGCTTGCAAGCGACCACGCATATCAACGAAGCATATCAGACCTTAAAATCAGGCCTCGCTCGAGCGCGGTATTTACTCAAATTGGCCGATATCGATACGCAAGAAGAAACCAATACTGCAATGCCGATGGATTTTTTGCTGGCGCAAATGGAATGGCGCGAAAGCATTGCGGAGGCCAAAGCCAGCCAAAATTTAAGCGCGCTAGAAAACCTAGCCAGCGAGATGCGCGCCGAAATGCAAGCACTTGAAGACAAATTGGCAATGCAAATCGATGGGCAAAAAGACTATATCCACGCTGCGCTGAGCGTGAGAAAATTACGCTTTATGGAAAAGCTCGACCAAGAAATTGGTGATGCGATTGAAGCGATTTTGTATTAA